In one Sander lucioperca isolate FBNREF2018 chromosome 7, SLUC_FBN_1.2, whole genome shotgun sequence genomic region, the following are encoded:
- the LOC116048670 gene encoding BTB/POZ domain-containing protein 10-like isoform X1 yields the protein MSEDEAAGKPALFGGAQGFCASVIPQLIPCCFVFTWPSDTDRDRHCGLSVLDQQQVSTMSLYGAGASSCAVGGARERGGAEHYREQQRRSSDRSRDSSHERGESQLTPCIRNVTSPTRQHDRERGDGGSSSRSSSPRPPRVSIPYSHIGGALIGGHIPRSLGLPEADHHLKTLGPGMSDMIYVYDLSSKEGHRSGLRLGERVTLIVDNTRFVVDPAIFTAQPNTMLGRMFGSGRDNNFTRPNEKGEFEVADGISSTVFRAILDYYKSGIIRCPDGVSIPELREACDYLCISFNYSTIKCRDLSALMHELSNDGARRQFECYLEEMVLPLMVASAHSGERECHVVVLTDDDVVDWDEEYPPQMGEEYSQIIYSTKLYRFFKYIENRDVAKSVLKDRGLKKIRLGIEGYPTYKEKVKRRPGGRPEVIYNYVQRPFIRMSWEKEEGKSRHVDFQCVKSKSTTNLAAAAADIPQDQLVVMHPPGPQVDELDTLPQPPGINDPHQLGLGQGPENTAGPQLSQGYEGPNQQAQDTTHSLSHSNQQHGSSYTQATYHYEPDPDTPSPSA from the exons ATGAGCGAGGATGAAGCTGCCGGGAAGCCCGCTTTGTTCGGAGGAGCGCAAGGCTTTTGTGCCTCTGTCATCCCGCAGCTCATCCCCTGCTGCTTTGTCTTCACTTGGCCCTCCGATACCGACCG TGACCGTCATTGTGGTTTGTCAGTATTGGACCAGCAGCAGGTCAGCACCATGAGTCTGTACGGGGCCGGTGCCAGTAGCTGTGCCGTCGGCGgagcgagagaaagaggaggagcagaACATTACCGGGAGCAACAGCGGCGTTCCAGCGACCGCTCACGTGACTCCTCccatgagagaggagagagccaGCTGACGCCCTGCATCAGGAATGTCACTTCTCCTACTCGGCAGCATG ACCGTGAACGTGGCGATGGAGGCTCATCCTCCAGATCCTCCAGTCCACGTCCTCCCAGAGTGTCTATTCCGTATTCCCACATTGGAGGGGCCCTGATCGGGGGACACATACCTCGGTCCCTGGGTCTTCCTGAAGCAGACCACCACTTGAAGACACTGGGCCCCGGAATGTCCGATATGATCTACGTGTATGACCTCAGCAGTAAAGAGGGGCATCGCAGTGGACTGAGGCTGGGAGAGAGAGTAACGCTTATTGTGGATAATACAAGATTTGTTGTGGATCCTGCCATCTTCACAGCTCAACCAAACACCATGCTGGGCAG GATGTTTGGTTCTGGGCGGGACAACAACTTTACGCGACCCAATGAAAAAGGGGAGTTTGAGGTGGCCGATGGCATCAGCTCCACTGTCTTCAGAGCCATTCTG GATTACTACAAGTCGGGGATAATCCGCTGCCCTGACGGCGTTTCCATTCCCGAGCTGAGGGAGGCATGTGACTACCTCTGTATCTCCTTCAACTACAGCACCATCAAGTGCAGAGACCTCA GCGCCCTAATGCACGAGCTGTCTAACGACGGGGCCCGGCGTCAGTTTGAGTGTTACCTGGAGGAGATGGTGTTGCCGCTGATGGTGGCCAGCGCTCACAGCGGAGAGAGGGAGTGTCACGTGGTGGTGCTGACTGATGACGATGTGGTGGACTGGGATGAAGAGTACCCTCCACAGATGGGAGAGGAGTACTCACAGA TCATCTACAGCACCAAACTGTACCGCTTCTTCAAGTACATAGAGAACAGAGATGTGGCCAAGTCAGTGTTGAAGGACAGAGGACTGAAAAAGATCCGGCTGGGAATAGAAG GCTACCCGACTTATAAAGAGAAGGTGAAGCGGCGTCCTGGAGGTCGTCCAGAGGTCATCTACAACTACGTCCAGCGTCCCTTCATCCGCATGTCCTGGGAGAAGGAGGAAGGGAAGAGCCGCCATGTGGACTTCCAGTGTGTCAAGTCCAAGTCCACCACCAACCTGGCCGCGGCCGCTGCAGACATTCCCCAGGACCAGCTGGTGGTCATGCACCCTCCGGGTCCACAGGTGGACGAGCTGGACACACTGCCACAGCCGCCGGGTATCAACGACCCCCATCAGCTGGGGCTCGGACAGGGACCAGAGAACACTGCAGGCCCCCAGCTATCGCAAGGCTACGAGGGCCCGAACCAGCAGGCTCAGGACACTACGCACAGCCTGTCCCACAGCAACCAGCAGCATGGCAGCAGCTACACTCAGGCCACTTACCACTACGAGCCGGACCCAGACACACCGTCACCCTCTGCATGA
- the LOC116048670 gene encoding BTB/POZ domain-containing protein 10-like isoform X2: protein MSLYGAGASSCAVGGARERGGAEHYREQQRRSSDRSRDSSHERGESQLTPCIRNVTSPTRQHDRERGDGGSSSRSSSPRPPRVSIPYSHIGGALIGGHIPRSLGLPEADHHLKTLGPGMSDMIYVYDLSSKEGHRSGLRLGERVTLIVDNTRFVVDPAIFTAQPNTMLGRMFGSGRDNNFTRPNEKGEFEVADGISSTVFRAILDYYKSGIIRCPDGVSIPELREACDYLCISFNYSTIKCRDLSALMHELSNDGARRQFECYLEEMVLPLMVASAHSGERECHVVVLTDDDVVDWDEEYPPQMGEEYSQIIYSTKLYRFFKYIENRDVAKSVLKDRGLKKIRLGIEGYPTYKEKVKRRPGGRPEVIYNYVQRPFIRMSWEKEEGKSRHVDFQCVKSKSTTNLAAAAADIPQDQLVVMHPPGPQVDELDTLPQPPGINDPHQLGLGQGPENTAGPQLSQGYEGPNQQAQDTTHSLSHSNQQHGSSYTQATYHYEPDPDTPSPSA, encoded by the exons ATGAGTCTGTACGGGGCCGGTGCCAGTAGCTGTGCCGTCGGCGgagcgagagaaagaggaggagcagaACATTACCGGGAGCAACAGCGGCGTTCCAGCGACCGCTCACGTGACTCCTCccatgagagaggagagagccaGCTGACGCCCTGCATCAGGAATGTCACTTCTCCTACTCGGCAGCATG ACCGTGAACGTGGCGATGGAGGCTCATCCTCCAGATCCTCCAGTCCACGTCCTCCCAGAGTGTCTATTCCGTATTCCCACATTGGAGGGGCCCTGATCGGGGGACACATACCTCGGTCCCTGGGTCTTCCTGAAGCAGACCACCACTTGAAGACACTGGGCCCCGGAATGTCCGATATGATCTACGTGTATGACCTCAGCAGTAAAGAGGGGCATCGCAGTGGACTGAGGCTGGGAGAGAGAGTAACGCTTATTGTGGATAATACAAGATTTGTTGTGGATCCTGCCATCTTCACAGCTCAACCAAACACCATGCTGGGCAG GATGTTTGGTTCTGGGCGGGACAACAACTTTACGCGACCCAATGAAAAAGGGGAGTTTGAGGTGGCCGATGGCATCAGCTCCACTGTCTTCAGAGCCATTCTG GATTACTACAAGTCGGGGATAATCCGCTGCCCTGACGGCGTTTCCATTCCCGAGCTGAGGGAGGCATGTGACTACCTCTGTATCTCCTTCAACTACAGCACCATCAAGTGCAGAGACCTCA GCGCCCTAATGCACGAGCTGTCTAACGACGGGGCCCGGCGTCAGTTTGAGTGTTACCTGGAGGAGATGGTGTTGCCGCTGATGGTGGCCAGCGCTCACAGCGGAGAGAGGGAGTGTCACGTGGTGGTGCTGACTGATGACGATGTGGTGGACTGGGATGAAGAGTACCCTCCACAGATGGGAGAGGAGTACTCACAGA TCATCTACAGCACCAAACTGTACCGCTTCTTCAAGTACATAGAGAACAGAGATGTGGCCAAGTCAGTGTTGAAGGACAGAGGACTGAAAAAGATCCGGCTGGGAATAGAAG GCTACCCGACTTATAAAGAGAAGGTGAAGCGGCGTCCTGGAGGTCGTCCAGAGGTCATCTACAACTACGTCCAGCGTCCCTTCATCCGCATGTCCTGGGAGAAGGAGGAAGGGAAGAGCCGCCATGTGGACTTCCAGTGTGTCAAGTCCAAGTCCACCACCAACCTGGCCGCGGCCGCTGCAGACATTCCCCAGGACCAGCTGGTGGTCATGCACCCTCCGGGTCCACAGGTGGACGAGCTGGACACACTGCCACAGCCGCCGGGTATCAACGACCCCCATCAGCTGGGGCTCGGACAGGGACCAGAGAACACTGCAGGCCCCCAGCTATCGCAAGGCTACGAGGGCCCGAACCAGCAGGCTCAGGACACTACGCACAGCCTGTCCCACAGCAACCAGCAGCATGGCAGCAGCTACACTCAGGCCACTTACCACTACGAGCCGGACCCAGACACACCGTCACCCTCTGCATGA